GGAGCAGGCTGGCCAGGTGCTGGCACATGGGGGCACACAGAGCCCCCAGGCGTGTGCAGGCAGAACACAGTATGCTGTGGCCATCTCGTGTCATCCCTCCTTGCAGGGAGCACCGTGTGGAACCGCCGTTCCCATCGGTAGCGTGGGGATCTGGCAGCctggtggtggtgctgctgctgctgctgctgctcttgggTGTCTCTCCCACCTTGGACAGGCACAATCAGCCCCTTTGGTTTTGTCTCCTGTCTCCAGGTGAAGATAATGACCGAGAAGGAGCTCCTGGCTGTGGCCTGTGAGCAGTTCTTGGGGAAGAACGTGCAGGATGTGAAGAACGTGGTCCTTCAGACACTGGAGGGGCATCTGCGCTCCATCCTAGGTGCGGATGGGCTCACAGTCTCGCAGgcatcagcagcagcttttttccccctgtgcTGGCTGACCCCAGCAGTACTGCTGCCACCATGGCAGGCCACGATGGGTGCTTCCTCTGCCGAATGCAGATGTGGCAGCTTAGATTGTTCCTCCCCTCCAACAGctcatgctgtgctgctgggtgttGTGATAAATGAGTTTTCGGTGCCTGCAGTAAGAGATGTCTGAGTCTCCACGGGTTGCAGGTAGCCCTGTGTGTGGCTGCACTTCTGAGATGCTGATGTGCAGAACATGGGCTGGGCAGCAAGCTGTGCCCTTGTGCCCAGAGCTGACCTCGCTGTCTGTGTGATTTGAGACAATTAGGATGTTGCTGAGCTTAGACCCATGCTGTTACATGCTCCCTGTTTCAAATAAAGTGCTTTGCCTGCCTTTCCTCTGCAGGCACCCTGACGGTGGAGCAGATCTACCAGGACAGGGACCAGTTTGCCAAGCTGGTGCGAGAGGTGGCAGCTCCAGACGTGGGTCGCATGGGTATCGAGATCCTGAGCTTTACCATCAAGGTACCATCATGGTGCACAGCCAGCCGTGCTGTGAAGCAGGGACAGAGCCTGACCCTGGCTCTCCCACTGAGGCTGATGGAAAAGCAGGGGCTGACAGCCTGCCCCAGCCCTCCAGGGGTTTCCATGACAGCCACTGCAACGTGCCCTGCAtccaggcagcactgtgcaaacaGGAGAGCTCAAACAGGAGAGCTCAAACAGGAGAGCTCAAACAGGAGAGCTCATTGCTGGCCGAGCCCCCAGGGCTGGAGGGAGGATGCTGAGAGAGTCACCTCTTCCTGTCATGCCTGGTTCTGCTTGGCAGCAGCCTAATGTGGCTTTTCCTGAGCCTGGCCTAACCAATGATTGCTGTGAGCTCCTTCAGGAAGGCAACAAGATGGAGTCGCTCATTGGAAGCGGCTGTGACttatcttcctttctccaggaTGTCTATGATAAAGTGGATtacctgagctccctgggaaaGACTCAGACTGCAGCCGTCCGAAGAGATGCAGACATTGGAGTGGCAGAAGCTGAGCGGGATGCTGGCATTCGGGtgagtgcagggctgtgctgagcttccCAGAGCAGTGTTTTGCTCCAGCTGCACACCCTTGAGCTGTGCCctccattttctctctgcaggaGGCAGAGTGCAAGAAGGAAATGCTGGATGTCAAGTTCATGGCAGATACTAAAATAGCAGATTCCAGGCGTGCCTTTGAACTGCAGAAAGCTGCCTTCACTGAGGAGGTCAACATTAAGGTGAGAGGTATCTGACAGCCTGCTGGTGTCCCCTGCTTTGCAGTGGTGTTGGTTGCTCCGAGGCTTTCCAGCTTCCTCTCTCTGCATGTTTAGAGAGCCAGGTCTGGAGAACCCAGGTCTGTGTGTCACAGTGCACGCTGCTTGCAGCACATTCCTCTCCTACCCTGTTGCCATCACTTAAGTCAGACTATGGGGAGATGGAGGGATGGGGAGAGTTGCCTGAGTTGAACCCAGAGCTGTTTTTGTTCAAATACTGTGAGAAGAGCACACAGAGAGGGACTGCAAGTGCAGCACTGAGGACTGGGATGTCACCCCTGGGTGGAGATTTGACCCACGTCTGCTGTCAGGGCCTACCAAGGGTCCTTATGTCTGCACCCAGGAGTACAAGCCCCCTGTTCTCCTCTCTCCCACATGCAGACAGCTGAGGCCCAGCTGGCCTACGAGCTCCAGAGTGCCCGGGAGCAGCAGAAGATCCGCCAGGAGGAGATAGAAATCGAGGTGGTGCAACGCAAGAAACAGATTGATGTGGAAGAGAAGGAGATCATCCGGAAGGAGAAAGAGCTGATAGCCACTGTGAAGCGGCCGGCGGAGGCCGAAGCTTACCGCATCCAGCAGATCGCCGAGGGGGAGAAGTGAGTGAGCCTGAGCTGTCAGTGGGGCACAGggagctggctgtgtgctgggctgggagcttGCAGGCTGACAGCGGAGATGTTGGCTGCTGTAGGGCTTGCTTTGCCTTTTCAGGGTAAGGCAAGTCCTCCTGGCTCAGGCGGAGGCAGAGAAGATCCGCAAGATCGGAGAAGCTGAGGCCTTTGTGATTGAGGCCATCGGGATGGCAGAGGCCGAGAGGATGAAGCTGAAGGCCGAAGCGCTCCAGAGCTACGGGGAAGCTGCCCAGCTGGCTCTGGTGCTGGATGCACTGCCTGAGGTGAGGAGGGAGCAGCTTtcccctgctctgggctggaggTGGGGAGTTCCCAGACTGGACCAGCTCTCCTGGAGGCACAGAGAGACCCTGTGGGTCTGACCAGCAGCTCCGTGGCTGCGTGCTCATGCCAAGCTCCTTCCCTGCCTCCTCAGATTGCTGCCAAAGTGGCTGCTCCGCTTTCCAGGGTGGATGAGATCGTTGTTCTCAGCGGGGAGAGCAGCAATGTGACATCTGAGGTGAACCGCCTGCTGGCCGAGATCCCCGCCTCCGTGCGTGCCATCACCGGTGTGGACCTCACAAAGGTGAGCTGGGTACCAGCAGCAGCCAATGGCTCTTGGGTGTGCGGAATTGCCCTGAGTTGTTCAGATTTTAGGCGGCCTCTTTccgcagccctgccctgctggagctCCCTGCATCTTCCTGCGGCCCTAACAGTTCTCTCTTTCCCTGCTACAGATTCCCCTGATCCAGAAAGCCACTGGGGCCCAGGCATGAGACCCAAAGCGTGTGAAGATCACTCCCTGTTATGCACTCCGACATCAACTGCCTTCAACACTTGGGAATTCCTTTTATATCAGAGACAATTGGAGTTTCGTTTTTAAGCTCTGGTGCCTTATTTTGTAGGGCCAGAAAGATGCATGTTCAATCAGCCGCTCTTTTTTGTTACAAAGGGTGGGAGgagatttattttctaactAATTGTATATTGTATCCAGCCGGTGTTTGGCTCTGATCCACGGTTAGGACTGGCAGCTTGTCTGGtgttgctgttctctgtcctcAGGAGCTCGCAGCAGGGGCTCAGCAAGATGTGTGCAGGCACCAGGACCTGCTCTGGGCTCCCTGCCCTCCCACTGCGACCCTATGGGGCGCTGCCCAgacccctgctgctgcccacaagCTGGGTTTGTGGTTGGCTTTCCACATGTTTGTCTTGCCTGTAGCCTGGGCACAGCTTCCCAGAGGTGGCAGTCCTGGTTGGGTGATGCTGGGGCACTGCCAGGGCTCAGTGCCATCTTACCTTCCCTCAGGGAATTTCCTGCTGGCCTCTTGCTCAGCCCTGAGCCGGGTCCCTCGGTGCCGTGCTGCTCCCCACCCTTAGGCTCCCTGACCTCAAGGAGCGCTGCAAGGCGGCCGTGCTGCAGAAATCCCAAAAATCAGCATTGTGCCAAAGCTGTTTGATCatcccagagggaggcagccacCCAGGCTGCTGTCCCTGAGTGCCACCATGCCTCACCTCTGCTAGCAGAGCAAGGGCCTGAGCGGCATGGGATGGCACGGGGCACTGCCATGGGGAcactctcctcctgcagcactccTGCAAACCCCCACCCACCTGGCAGCCCGTGGCTTTGCTGtccccagagatgctgtgtAAAGGCTGTCCCCTCTGTGTCCCCTGCAGTGCCACCAGGAGCGGGCACTGACCTTCACCCTCTCTGTGTCTGTCCTGCTGCCTGTAtttgctgtggctgtgcctAAAAACGTTTGCATGGAGTCCCAGCtggtgggatggggaggggggtcCCAACTTTGTGCATCCGGTGCCACAGCTCAGTGTCACCCTCTTTGCAGAGGGGTGGCTGCTGGGTGCAGAGACCCAGGCCCACTTTGCCCTGGCAGTGCCACTGGTGCTGCAGTGTCACCTCCCTACTGCTGTACAGGAGGGGCCAGGCCTTATCAGCCCCCAGCTTGTGGCTGCCAACCCCGATCTGGTGCTTGCTGATGGGTGTGCCGGGCAAGGCTCCCTATctcagtgtgtgtgcatgcctGCACCGTGTCACTGCTGTGCGATAATAAAGCCTGTCACCTCGTGCCCTGGCTCTCATCTTGTGCCTTCTGTCCCCACTCCACACCCCCAGAGTGTTTGCCCTCCTGGCAGCCCACCTTGGCTGCACTCAGGTGTCCCCCCATACCATGTCTCCATGGTCCCATCGCCCTGTCCTCAGGGCTTGCTTCCAGACCCACACTATGTGGGGTTCAACCCTGTTCCACTTTGCTGGGTGACAGCAGCTCCATATGTCACCCAGGGACCCCATTGCTGTGGGGGCAGTGATGCTGGCAGGGACTGAAGGCTACTTCTGTCCCTGGGTTGGTGGCACTGTGCTGTCCTTACCAGCTCTGCACCCATGGGTGTGAGAGATGGAGAAGGGCTTTCAGCAGGGTcttcagcagcaggagaagggatGTTGGGCTGTGAGGATGGCACTTCCCAGTGAGAGGGCTGAGGATCTGGTGCAGGGTGCCCAGAGGTGCCCGTGCTCCATCCGTGCAGGTGcacaaggccaggttggacacATCCTGGCAGTGCCCATGGAAGGGTTGGACAGGACAGCCCAAAGTCTTTTCCAGCACAAGCAGTGCTGTGACTCCACGTCCTGGGGCACCTctgtccccagccctgtgctggtggCTCCGCTGGTAAGTGTGCTCTCCATGTGAGTGAGGATATCCAGCAACTGGGGGGCTCTGTAGACACCTCGTGCCCCCAAGCCCCTCTGTGTCCCACCAAGTGCTGGGCAGGACAGAAGGGCCCCCTGTCCTGCATGCCCCACGCAGGGTGGCTCTGCAGATAGgtgggtggggatgggttggtggctCCTTATCTAcagccacacacagccctgcagcattgGCGGAGGGGGGCTGCAATACCAAAGCCCCCatagctgctctgcagtgctgtcctGGTTGGCCGCACGCTTGGCAGTGCACAGATGTGGAGCACAGCTGagtgagcagcagggatggggacactgGGAGACACTTTGACAGAGTCCCTGCTCTGGGCGCtggctgcttgtgctgctgtctgGGGGCACTCACGTCACAACAAGGTCCAAAGGGAGCAGGAAACTGTCGTCCCTAGGTTCTGGTGTCCTCATGTTGCTGGGgacacactgctgctggcagctgtgccacctCCTGCCAGGGTCTGGCCATGCTGCCCCTGTCACACAGAGGGGACAGCAGGGCTAGGAACACCTTGCACCCCATTGCAGGGTCTGCAGCAGCCACCCAGTGCTGCTTATCTGGGTCTCCAAGCACACAGCCCTGGTGGGGACTTATCATATCCCTGCAGGTGGCTTCCAGGAATGCCACCGTGTCCCTGCCAGCACAAATAGCACAATGGCATGGCGCTGGCTGCAGGATGTGACCCTTGGGGGGACACACAGGGCTGGGGACACGTATGGGCAGAGTCACACACAGGCACACGCAGCCAGGCACTGTGGCTGTTTGGGGACACACACGGCCAGAGGCCATGAATGGCCACAGTCACACACAATGAGGTGACACAACCCTCGTGGGGACGCATGGATCCGTCCTTTGGGGTTGCATATGTGACACAGGGACACATTGGGCACCAGTTTGCCATGGGCAGCTCCCAGTCTGGGATGAAGGACTGGGGGTGATCCAGCAAGGGGGTGGCCCCTGGCCCCTGGCACCCCCCTGTCCTCGTGTCCCCCACAGGCAGAGCTTTGTGGgatggcacagagctggaggCTGGTGTCCTCCCTTTCACCCCCCACCCTCCCAGACACGAAGGGGTTACAGGGCCacaccagctgtgctgtgcagatttGAGATATGCAGATGAGGCTGTGCAGGATTTATAAAgtgggtgcagcagcagcaccccacAAAGCAGCGGGGTCACCCCGAGAGGTGGGTGCTGCCTATGGGGACGCAGCGGGGTGGTGGTGGCACTTTGGGGACGAGGTGACACTAACGATGCTCTCCTTTTGTTTAGGTGCTTCTCATCACGCTGCCTGCCGCCCTGGGCTGGATATCATCATATACTGTAAGTTCACTATAAGACACTACAGTATAGATGATGTACTCCCCTGGGCTGCACCCGGCCCTGAGAGCTGCTCCGTGGGACTGCACTGTGGGGCACAGGGGGGTTATGGGGCGCCCTGAGGAATGAATGCAGCCAAGGACACATGGCTGGCAGGGAAACCGTTACCATTACTGAGTTTAGTAATGGTAATGGTTCTGCTGACAGCCAGGCACGCAGCGTGGCATGGATTGGTGTGGGCTGGTGTGGGTCAGTGTGGGGTGGTGGTGTGGATTCAATAAAATCAGAGATGGCACAGAGATGGTGGCTCCTTCCCTTGTGTGTGGGGGGGATCAACGTTGGGGTGTGGGGGAGGTACGGACTGGGGCAGTTAATGGTGCTGTGAGGGGTGTGGGGCACTAAAGGAGCACTGGGGGGGATTGCATAGGGATCAGTGGGGAGCACTGAGGGGCATGGGgggcactgggatgggctggggaGCATTGTGGGGAACAGCGGGGTGAATTGCAGAGGACACGGAGCACAGAGGGAGCACGGGGGTGGGCTGCGGGAgacactgggagcactgggagcagtgtgTGCCCTGGGGGCACTGGTGGGACTATGCACACTGTGGGCACTGGGAAAGCTGGAAGAACCAGAAGCGCTGGACAGGCTGGGAGCactgagggcagtgagagcactGAGGTGTACTGGGCACAGTGGGcacactgggagcactgggcaCACTGGGcacactgggagcactgggagcactgggcaCACTGGGCGCACTGGGcacactgggagcactgggagcactgggagcactgggcacactgggagcactgggcaCACTGGGCACACTGGGcacactgggagcactgggagcattGGGcacactgggagcactgggcaCACTGGGCACACTGGGCACACTACGCTGCACCGCCGCCCGCACTGATGGGCGCCACGCAGCGcggccggcagggggcgctACATCCATCACTGCGTAGGTCGGCGCCCTAACCCCGTCTCCCTCCTCTCTATGCTCCCCCCGCCTTCTCCTCCAGTAGGAGCGGCCGCCGCTCGCGCTCCCGGCCTGCCCCGCGGCGGGACAACATGGCGGCGCCCATGACTGCGGCGGTGGCGCGGGGCCTACTCTGGGCCCTCAGGGCCGGTTCGGCCGGTCCGCCGTCACGGCGTGCAGGTGGGGCGGCTGGAGCCAGGCCGGGAACCTCGCTCTGGGGAGGCCGGAGTCTGGGGGACGTGAGGGCGGGCCGGGCCGAACCCAGAGGGTAGGGGAAGGGCCGTGCGGTAGCTGCGAGGTGGGAGGACGGGGCCGTCTCGGTTTCGGGGCGGTTTCGCAGGTTTTACACCGTTTCAGCGATCCTCCTGGAGAGCTGCGCCCGCTGCAGCGGGAGCGGTTCGGCGCTGGGCCACATCCTGGGCCTCCCCGGCGAGCGGCCAACCCCGGCCCTGGGCCGGCACCCGCCGCCCGTGGCCACCAGCAGAGGTGAGCGCAGCCTGCGGCCCCCGGCCCCACCGCGGGGTAAGGGCACCGTGTGAGCGCCTTCTCCCCCCGCAGAGAAGCAGGCCCGCATGGTGCGGGGCCGCCCTGACCAGCCCCCGGAGCCCAAAGTGCTGAGAATCGCCATCATCGGAGCACCCAACGCCGGCAAGTCCACGCTTTCCAATCAGCTCTTGGGCAGAAAGGTAAAACTGCCACAAATCACCGAGTTAGGGCTATTTGATCACCTGTATTTTTTAACTGTAGTGGCTGTGAGATCCTTTCAATTTCTTAAAGGTTTTCCCAGTCTCGAAGAAAGTGCACACAACCCGATGCAAAGCACGCGGTGTCATCACGCATGAGGACACGCAGCTGGTGAGCTTCCAGGCTACACAAATGGTGTTGTGTCCCAGGGGCAGCAAAGTGCaggatccccatccctggaggagccGGAGGCTGGGCTGCgtggtgccctgggcagcctgagctgctgggtgacaGCCAagccatggcaggggttggaatcGGATCctctctgaggtcccttccaacccaaccattctatgttttttttcatttctatcttATGGTGGTGTTTAATCACGCTGATATAAGTTAGTGGCAGAGCTAAAACTGCACGTGGACttaggaaatgtgtttttcctctttctagaTCATTCTGGACACGCCTGGTCTCACTTGTCCCACGAAAGCCAAAAGGTATCACTGCTGCTGTAGGGAGAGATGGGGTTCTATCACTAGAGGTTTGAGCGAACACAAAGTGATTTCCACTATGTGAATTTGTAGAAGTGGCAGGAATGTAAATTTTTAGCCTCATTTCGATCTCTTGACTTCTTAATTGTTTATATTTCAGTAACACCCAGAGCCTGGGGAATCCCTTGAGCCCTGTTGTGTTtgactctgtgtgtgtgtgtgtgtgtgcagtgaagGATGGTATAAACCT
The Lagopus muta isolate bLagMut1 chromosome 20, bLagMut1 primary, whole genome shotgun sequence genome window above contains:
- the FLOT2 gene encoding flotillin-2 isoform X1; this encodes MAAGRDSAPKSAAHLPKMAAALEAGRRWADRVRAGGGERRRSRSAGSMGNCHTVGPNEALVVSGGCCGSDVKQYVYGGWAWAWWCITDTQRISLEIMTLQPRCEDVETAEGVALTVTGVAQVKIMTEKELLAVACEQFLGKNVQDVKNVVLQTLEGHLRSILGTLTVEQIYQDRDQFAKLVREVAAPDVGRMGIEILSFTIKDVYDKVDYLSSLGKTQTAAVRRDADIGVAEAERDAGIREAECKKEMLDVKFMADTKIADSRRAFELQKAAFTEEVNIKTAEAQLAYELQSAREQQKIRQEEIEIEVVQRKKQIDVEEKEIIRKEKELIATVKRPAEAEAYRIQQIAEGEKVRQVLLAQAEAEKIRKIGEAEAFVIEAIGMAEAERMKLKAEALQSYGEAAQLALVLDALPEIAAKVAAPLSRVDEIVVLSGESSNVTSEVNRLLAEIPASVRAITGVDLTKIPLIQKATGAQA
- the FLOT2 gene encoding flotillin-2 isoform X2 translates to MAAGRDSAPKSAAHLPKMAAALEAGRRWADRVRAGGGERRRSRSAGSMGNCHTVGPNEALVVSGGCCGSDVKQYVYGGWAWAWWCITDTQRLSLEVMTILCRCENIETSEGVPLYVTGVAQVKIMTEKELLAVACEQFLGKNVQDVKNVVLQTLEGHLRSILGTLTVEQIYQDRDQFAKLVREVAAPDVGRMGIEILSFTIKDVYDKVDYLSSLGKTQTAAVRRDADIGVAEAERDAGIREAECKKEMLDVKFMADTKIADSRRAFELQKAAFTEEVNIKTAEAQLAYELQSAREQQKIRQEEIEIEVVQRKKQIDVEEKEIIRKEKELIATVKRPAEAEAYRIQQIAEGEKVRQVLLAQAEAEKIRKIGEAEAFVIEAIGMAEAERMKLKAEALQSYGEAAQLALVLDALPEIAAKVAAPLSRVDEIVVLSGESSNVTSEVNRLLAEIPASVRAITGVDLTKIPLIQKATGAQA